The genomic segment CGCAAGTTGTCCGATCTCCTGCAGGGAATGCTGGCCGTTCCCGCGGAACTGGATTGCGGGATTCGCGGTCTGGCGCTGGATAGCCGCCAGGTCGAACCCGGTACCTTGTTCCTCGCCTTCCCCGGAATCCGGGCCGACGGACGCGACTACATCGAGGATGCGAAGGCCCGCGGCGCGGTTGCCGTGGTGTTCGAAGGGGGTGACGGCTACGCGCTCGCGGACATGGGACTGCCGGCCCTGGCGGCCGACGGTCTGGCACAGATGGTCGGCAGGATCGCGGACCGCTTCTATGATTCGCCTTCATCGGGACTGACCGTGATCGGCGTCACGGGGACCAATGGCAAGACCACGGTCAGCCACCTGGTTGCGCAGGCACTGGATGGCAAGTCCGGTCGCTGCGCCGTCATTGGAACGTTGGGCAACGGCTTTCCCGGTGCCCTGGACCAGACCCTGCATACCACGCCGGACGCAATCACGCTCCATCGCCTGATGGCGGAGTACCGGTCCGCCGGAGCCACGGCCGTGTGCGTGGAGGTCTCTTCCCACGCACTCGAGCAGGGGCGGGTCGGTGGCGTCCGCTTCGACATCGCGGTGTTTACCAACCTTTCGCGCGACCACCTCGACTACCACGGAGACATGGACAGTTATGGTGCGGCGAAGGCTCGACTCTTCGAGATCGCCAGCCTGCGGCTGGCGGTCATCAATGAAGACGACGAGTATGGACAAGGTCTGCTTGCGACAGTCGGCAAACGGCTTGCAACCGTCGGCTACGGTCTTCGGGCCGGCGAGTTCCGAGCGACCCGGGTGCAGGCGACCCATGCCGGTCTGGAAGTGAGTGCCACCACACCTTTGGGAGGCTGCGAGCTGCGCAGCCCGCTGTTCGGGCGCTTCAACGCATACAACCTGCTCGCGGCCCTGGCGGTGCTGGTCCACTGTGAGCTGGATCTCAACGACGCCGCCCGGCGTCTGGGCTCGGCCCATGCGGTGGCCGGCCGAATGGAGCGCTTTGCGGGTAGCGAACAGGCGCCACTGATCGTGGTCGACTATGCCCATACCCCGGATGCCCTGGAGAAGGTGCTTATCGCACTTCGAGAGCACACCGAGCGGCAGCTGTGGTGCGTGTTCGGTTGCGGTGGCGATCGCGATCGCGGGAAGCGGCCGCAGATGGGTGCGGTTGCTGAACGACTGGCGGATGCGGTCATCCTGACCGACGACAATCCGCGCCACGAATCCCCGGCCGTCATCGTCGGAGAGATCCAGGCCGGCATGAAACGGTCGGCGCCGGTTGTACACAATCGCGCCGAGGCGATCCGCAGCGCGTTTTCGCGGGCCGGTGCCGGCGACATCGTTCTGGTCGCCGGGAAGGGGCACGAGGACTACCAGCAGTTCGGCGACGAACGTCGCCCGTACAGCGACCGGGAAACGGTGCGGCAACTTATGGGGGAGGCGGCGTGATGTCCCTGCACGAGGCCGCGAACGTATTGAAGGCGCGACTGCACGGCAGCGATGCGGTGTTTACCGGCGTGGATACCGATACCCGCCGCCTGCGACCGGGCGATCTTTTTTTCGCCCTAAAGGGCCCGCGTTTCGACGGTCATCTCTTTCTGGGTGAGGCCGCGGCGGCGGGCGCGGTCGGGGCGGTGGTCAGCCGCGAGATTGAGGCGCCGCTATCGACCGTGGAGGTGGCAGATACACGGGTGGCCCTGGGTGAGCTGGCCGCTCACTGGCGCGCACGGTTCGAGTTCCCCGTGATCGCCGTCACCGGCAGCAACGGCAAGACCACCGTCAAGAACATGATCGCCTCCATCATGGCACAAACCGGTCCGGGCTCTGCGACCGAGGGGAACCTGAACAACGACATCGGTGTACCGCTGACCCTGCTCAAACTGAAACCGGAACATCGCTATGCCGTGGTCGAGATGGGAATGAACCATCGCGGTGAGATCGCCTATCTGACGAACCTTGCCCGGCCGACGGTGGCCGTGATCACCAATGCCGGCGCCGCGCATCTTGAGGGGCTGGGCTCGGTGGAGGCCGTTGCCCGTGCAAAAGGAGAGATCTTCGCCGGTCTGGCAAGGGACGGGATCGCGGTGATCAATGCCGACGATGAATATGCCGGCTTGTGGCGGGAACTTGCCGCACCCCGGCGCTACATCACCTTTGGCCTTGAGAACAAGGCGGACGTCAGCGCGCAGTACCAGTCCCTTGCGGACGGAAGCACGATTCAACTCACCACCGAAATGGGGGAAGTGGAAATGAAATTACCATTGCTCGGGAGACACAACGTGATGAATGCAGTGGCGGCTGCCAGCGCATCCCTGGCGGGAGGCGCCAGTCTGGCCGATATTCGTCAGGGCCTGGAGAAGCTCAAGGCCGTGGCTGGCCGGCTGGAGATCAAGCAGGGCATCAACGGGGCGCGCATTCTCGACGATACCTACAACGCCAACCCGGCGTCAGTCGCCGCGGGACTGCAGGTCCTGCGTGAAGCATCGGGCGAGCGCGTACTGGTTCTCGGAGACATGGCCGAACTGGGTGAGGCCGCGGAAGAAATTCATCGCCGCGTCGGTGAGATGGCGCGCCGCGTCGGTGTGGAGCGACTGCTCACGGTGGGGACGCTGAGTGCCGCCGCGGCGGAGGCCTTTGGCAAGGGCGCGAAACATTTTGCCTCGCACGAGGAATGTGCCGATGCCCTGCTGGACCTGCTCCATGGCGAGGTGACGGTGTTGATCAAGGGCTCGCGCAGCATGCACATGGAAGATGTGGTGCGGCGCGTCGTGCAGGCGGACCAGGGATAAGACGGGGACGGGACCAGGACAGTGCTGTATCACCTGTTCGAATATCTGTCGCGGGACTTCAGTTTTCTGAACGTCTTCCGCTACCTGACCTTTCGGGGGATTCTCGGGGTGCTGACCGCGCTCGTGATCTCGTTCTGGATTGGTCCGGGCATGATTCGCCGTCTCGGCTATCGTCAGTTGAGCCAGACCATCCGCGACGACGGACCGGAAACCCATCTGGCCAAGGCGGGCACGCCGACCATGGGCGGGGCGATGCTGCTGGTCGCCATCGGAATCTCCACGCTCTTGTGGTCGGACCTTACCAATCGATTCGTGTGGACGGTTCTGCTCACCACGCTTGCCTTCGGCATTGTGGGCTTCATCGACGACTACAAGAAGATCATCAACAAGGATCCCCGCGGTATCGGCGCCAGGGCCAAGTTTTTCTGGCAGTCCGTAGTGGGGCTTGGTGCGTCCGTGTTCCTGTATGTTTCCGCCACCGCGCCGGCGGAGACACAGTTGATCGTACCGGTTTTCAAGAATGTCGCGATCCATCTCGGTCCGGGCTTCGTCATTCTTTCGTACCTGATGATCGTGGGCTTCAGCAACGCCGTGAACTTCACGGACGGGCTCGACGGCCTGGCGATTCTTCCTACGGTCATGGTGGCGGGAGCCCTGGCGGTGTTCGCCTATGCCACCGGCAATATCCAGTTCTCCCAGTACCTGGGGATTCCCTACATCGCGGGAGCCGGCGAAGTGCTGGTCTTCTGCGCCGCGCTGGTAGGCGCCGGACTCGGGTTCCTCTGGTTCAACACTTATCCGGCGC from the Acidiferrobacteraceae bacterium genome contains:
- a CDS encoding UDP-N-acetylmuramoyl-L-alanyl-D-glutamate--2,6-diaminopimelate ligase codes for the protein MNAGDRKLSDLLQGMLAVPAELDCGIRGLALDSRQVEPGTLFLAFPGIRADGRDYIEDAKARGAVAVVFEGGDGYALADMGLPALAADGLAQMVGRIADRFYDSPSSGLTVIGVTGTNGKTTVSHLVAQALDGKSGRCAVIGTLGNGFPGALDQTLHTTPDAITLHRLMAEYRSAGATAVCVEVSSHALEQGRVGGVRFDIAVFTNLSRDHLDYHGDMDSYGAAKARLFEIASLRLAVINEDDEYGQGLLATVGKRLATVGYGLRAGEFRATRVQATHAGLEVSATTPLGGCELRSPLFGRFNAYNLLAALAVLVHCELDLNDAARRLGSAHAVAGRMERFAGSEQAPLIVVDYAHTPDALEKVLIALREHTERQLWCVFGCGGDRDRGKRPQMGAVAERLADAVILTDDNPRHESPAVIVGEIQAGMKRSAPVVHNRAEAIRSAFSRAGAGDIVLVAGKGHEDYQQFGDERRPYSDRETVRQLMGEAA
- the murF gene encoding UDP-N-acetylmuramoyl-tripeptide--D-alanyl-D-alanine ligase, encoding MSLHEAANVLKARLHGSDAVFTGVDTDTRRLRPGDLFFALKGPRFDGHLFLGEAAAAGAVGAVVSREIEAPLSTVEVADTRVALGELAAHWRARFEFPVIAVTGSNGKTTVKNMIASIMAQTGPGSATEGNLNNDIGVPLTLLKLKPEHRYAVVEMGMNHRGEIAYLTNLARPTVAVITNAGAAHLEGLGSVEAVARAKGEIFAGLARDGIAVINADDEYAGLWRELAAPRRYITFGLENKADVSAQYQSLADGSTIQLTTEMGEVEMKLPLLGRHNVMNAVAAASASLAGGASLADIRQGLEKLKAVAGRLEIKQGINGARILDDTYNANPASVAAGLQVLREASGERVLVLGDMAELGEAAEEIHRRVGEMARRVGVERLLTVGTLSAAAAEAFGKGAKHFASHEECADALLDLLHGEVTVLIKGSRSMHMEDVVRRVVQADQG
- the mraY gene encoding phospho-N-acetylmuramoyl-pentapeptide-transferase encodes the protein MLYHLFEYLSRDFSFLNVFRYLTFRGILGVLTALVISFWIGPGMIRRLGYRQLSQTIRDDGPETHLAKAGTPTMGGAMLLVAIGISTLLWSDLTNRFVWTVLLTTLAFGIVGFIDDYKKIINKDPRGIGARAKFFWQSVVGLGASVFLYVSATAPAETQLIVPVFKNVAIHLGPGFVILSYLMIVGFSNAVNFTDGLDGLAILPTVMVAGALAVFAYATGNIQFSQYLGIPYIAGAGEVLVFCAALVGAGLGFLWFNTYPAQVFMGDIGALALGAALGVIAVVVRQEIVLLIMGGLFVMETVSVVLQVVSFKLVGKRVFRMAPLHHHFELKGWPEPRVIVRFWIVTVILVLIGLATLKVR